The window ACGTCGTCAAGGAGCAGAGCGTGCCCTGGACAGTGTCGAGTTGGGGCACGGACTACACGTACACCAACCTGTCGGACCACTACCCGGTGACCGGTTCCGCGGGCTGATCCCGGTGGGCACGGTTCAGCGCCGTGCCCACTCCTCCGCCAGCAGACGGTAGGACCGCACCCGGTCCGCGTGTTCATGGGTCATCGTCGTGATGAGCAACTCGTCGGCCCCGGTGGCCTCCTGGAGCTGTTCGAGCTGGTCGGCGACGCGGGCGGGTGAGCCCACGAACTGGGTGTCGACGCGGTCCTGGACGAGCGCCCGGTCCGCGTCGGTCCAGTCGTGGGCGCGGGCCTCCTTGAGGGTCGGGTACTCGATCGCACCCTCGGCCGTGCGGATGCTGCTTACCCACAGGCCGTAGCCCTCGGCGAGTTCGTGGGCCGTGGCGTCGTCCTCGGCGACGACGATGTCCGCCGAGACGCTCACGTAGGGAGTGTCGAGGAACTCCGACGGCTGGAAGAAGGCCCGGTAGCCGTCCACGGCTTCGAGGACGGTGGCCGGGCTGACGTGGTAGTTCGCGGCGAAGCGCAGACCCCGGGCGCCGGCGACCTCGGCGCTCTGGCCGCCGCTGCTGCCCAGGACCCACACCTCGACGTCCGCGCCCTCGCCCGGCACCGCGTGCGCCTCGATGCCGTCCGGCGAGCGGTAGGTGCCCGCGAGCAGGGCCAGTATGTCGTCGATCTGCTCGGCGTAGTCCTGGGACTCGGCGTTCGGCAGCATCAGGAGCTTGCGCTGGAGGGCGATCCTCGGGGAGCCGAGCAGGTGCTCGGCGTTGAAGCGGGGCGGTATGAGCAGGCCGTTCGAAGGGGAGCGGCGCGGGGGCTGCGTCGACTGTCCCGGTGGGCGTCCGCCGGAGCGGCCGAGGCCCAGGTCGAGGCGGCCGGGGTGCAGCGCGTCGATCAGGCCGAACTCCTCGACCGTGGACAGGGCGGTGCGGTGGCCGAGTTGGACGGCGCCGGAGCCGAGGCGGATGGTGGAGGTGGCGGAGGCCGTCAGGGCGAGGACGACCGCGGGGGACGTACCGGCCACTCCGGGGTTGAGATGGTGTTCGGCGAACCAGTAGCGGGCGTAGCCGAGGCGTTCGGCCCGCCGGGCGAGGTCGATCGAGTTGCGCAGGGCCTCGGCCGGGGTGGCGCCGGACGGGATCGGCACCAGGTCCAGGACGCCGAGGGGGATGGCTGACACAGGGGTTCTCCTCAGAGGTCGGCGGGGAGGGGCTCGGGCAGGACGGGCCCCCAAAGGAACGGCGGATCCGGGATGCTCCGGCGCAGCCGCGGTGCGACCTCCGACTGGAACAGCTCCAGCGAGGCGCGGTGTTGACGCTCCGTCAGTCCGCCTGCTTCCGCTGCAGATGCAGCACGGTGTGGCCGAACTGCTCGTGGTAGCGGTGCACTTTGTCGACGACCTGCTGCGGGCTTCCGATCAGGGCGGAGCTGCGGGCCACGAAGTCGTCGAGCGTGGGGAAGACCGGCTCCAGGCTCATGCTTCGCTACAAGGCCAAGTTGCTCTCGAAGACGGGCCGGTAGGCGGCGGTCGCCTCCTGCGAGGTGCGGGCCACATGGACGCCCGCGGTGCCGGCTCCGACCGCGATCCTCGCGGGGTGGTGGCCGTGGTGCTCCCAGCGCTCACGGTAGTGCCGGATC of the Streptomyces sp. NBC_00287 genome contains:
- a CDS encoding LLM class flavin-dependent oxidoreductase, whose translation is MSAIPLGVLDLVPIPSGATPAEALRNSIDLARRAERLGYARYWFAEHHLNPGVAGTSPAVVLALTASATSTIRLGSGAVQLGHRTALSTVEEFGLIDALHPGRLDLGLGRSGGRPPGQSTQPPRRSPSNGLLIPPRFNAEHLLGSPRIALQRKLLMLPNAESQDYAEQIDDILALLAGTYRSPDGIEAHAVPGEGADVEVWVLGSSGGQSAEVAGARGLRFAANYHVSPATVLEAVDGYRAFFQPSEFLDTPYVSVSADIVVAEDDATAHELAEGYGLWVSSIRTAEGAIEYPTLKEARAHDWTDADRALVQDRVDTQFVGSPARVADQLEQLQEATGADELLITTMTHEHADRVRSYRLLAEEWARR